The sequence ttactctttacgagtgtaagacaattttattatggggattttatataaactcaaccaatgattaccttgctacaacatccacggaagTATCTgaatcccaccaaatcactttagagaaacataaaactgcaaaaataaaaagaaagtgattcagtaatgattaattgcgaggatgactctttcaaacgaaTACAAtatcttagtttcgcattcaattatgaacgtatatatttaaggattgaaatacatggaacttaatctatagcttgaagaactgtttcaaccttaaaaggtgtaGTGTGTCATCCAAAATAGCTCATAagtaactccaaaatatgaagtctcaagaatgcaagaaatcaaaaagtattatttttttattttgtatgcaaaccaaacatgcttaactactcccccacacttaaactcaacattgtcctcaatgttcaaaaccgaaaattctgatttctgacataacagcccttaaaaactcgaaaactgtacaaatgggtagggaactaggaaaaacatcctaaactaaAGTTTTTCACCTACGTATTTTCTATAAGGtttcaaaagggcacagtgtttcgataaacggtctgacttttacggcctccggactgactgacatgcaatctgaaaaagttctggaaaaatacaaaaactcaaatgtccaggcctatcgatCCAACTTAACGCACTAAAAATTccaattttctttttggaaaagaaatgtatgtctgtcctctttaaaatttggggtcaaccactcaaatcggacttcgtatgaagtctcgagagctattttcgtgacaagtgcgcagtcagaattttctgacgagaattcatcaaaactttcattatagatattggactttgtaaaatctaagatgagaatgcaagatatgatatgaaaaactaagaaaattaaaaacaaaagggataaagatacaaaaccgatgggttgcctcccacaaagcgcttggtttaacgtcgtcagcccgacgttattgttatcgtccgtacaccaataatctgaaaaatttggtaatccttccaaataacaatctgcaattcaaataataacttaacaaaaacattagcacaaaatataaatattgaatctatcactttattgaagtttcccccacacttagttctttctacacttggaagtggatagagaacatagaattcgggaacttcaataggttcctcagcttggtgaacctccACAATGCTCGAataaaacacatcaagtggtggatacttagaagcaaaataatccgttaaaactttggaagcacgcaactccaatcctaagtgaggtattttcttaaaaattgggttaacaactcttttagaATCTACTCCAATTGGATATAAAGGATCAATGTATATAGAATTatacaaaggattagacaaaccttgtttcggatcctcatttgtaattaacagtgaactatttacctcaagtatatcgtggtcctctatcgaactattattatctagctcaattgggtcttccacgacttcaatcaatttggtttcattctcaatcttcatctcttgaacaacctcgtcatcggaatcagaatcctctcctaaaacatttagttcattgatgcaactcctaatttcttcgtttgaaTACGTTACatcatttataacaatagatatatcatacccaatctcctccttttgaatatgcgagtgatcgttattatgatcaggagttggaataatcgtatcattgttgctagaactttccaaaggttgctcatcttcatcagaatcttcgTCAACCTCATAATCTTCACTATCCCAACGACGTTGGAATTCCATTTTTATGGCCCTTTCAATTTCTTGAAGAGTCTCCTCTGATGCTCCATCTTCTTCCAGTTGATTGTATCTCTTATAAAATTTTCTGATGTTTACACGTTTTATATCATTACTCACAATAGAATACCTAGACCgcaactcttccctttgaataaGTGAAATATGAGCAATATGGGTGGGTTTGGCTACACTATCATAAGTTTTGAGTTCAAAACTCTCTGTCAtatgcacattactagaaaacaattgattagaaacataactatccttccatccttgtgattgttcactaacatgcccgtcataaggttgttgacatgtatgcgaatatccataaggttcagtgggatattgatcatagccaaaagattggtttggattatacccataggatgttTGGTAGTTGTTATGAAATTGAAATCCATTTTGATTACCACTGTCGTATAtctgatcttgtgctccgtacatgttatatccgtaaggaaacatgacgactcacaagaaagagaaaatcaaaacaaaaagaaaatctaaaaataaaaacaagctaaacaaataaatatcaattagcaactgctccccggcagcggcgccaaaatttgtatgggctgtcgtaggctcaacaaattattaaatatatttcccactaattaactggtagtatagcggtagtaagagatcgttcccacagagagctgtgtaattgataggttatttgatcaacaagataaagtaaataacaaaggggggatttgtttataagattaataaaaagataataataaaagaaagatgatcaaggaatccttcgccgttaccaagcgataactggattaatatacttatctattgttcataagaaccattcatcaccaaccgtggaataatagctagctcagtgttatccccaaaactccttttaccacggatacagaagctctccaatatcagattgtattcaactgaaccaccaagtagtagctcactcaaggtgtaatccaatcgaacgtttTAAGCTTTGTGGATAGATCATACCtacatctaatagcttaagaattTCAGCTTTGACAACATCTTTCATGTGAGGATTCAACCTACACTGACCTTGTCGACAAGGTCTTGGATTCTCTTCCAAGTTAATCTTATGCATACAAATACTAGGGTCAATTCCTTTCAGGTCTGCAATAGTCCATCCTATGGCACTTCTGTGCTTCCTAAGAACATCCAAAAGCATCGCTTCCTGCTCTTCATTAAGTTCAGATGATATGATTACTGGAAATTTCATTTTGACCCAAAAAAGCATATTTCAAGTCACTAGGAAGTGGCTTAAGGTCAAGCTTTGGGAATTCTATGGATGAGGGTAGTGTCTTGGTCTCATTGATTGGAAGTGATTCAAATCTAGACCGCCACTTATCTGTATCCAGTAATGGGGATGAATCCAGTAAGGAATTGACTTCTTCAATGGATCCATCCTCATCGAAATCCAAAAGGTTAAGAAGACTGGATTCTAACGCATCCCCAGCTTCTAGATGAGATAACTTTTCCTGCACAATTGTTTCAATCATACTAACCTCATGAATATCATCATCACCACTTGGGTATTTACATGCATCAAAGATGTTTAATTCAACAGTCATGTTACCAAACGAAAGATTCATTATACCGTTTTGACAATTAATCAAAGCATTGGCAGTTGCAAGGAAAGGGCGACCTAAAATGATAGGTATTTCATTACTAGCATTAACCACAGGTTGAGTATCCAAAACAATGAAATCCACTGGATAGTAAAATTTATCGATTTGAACTAACACATCCTCAGCTACCCCTATCGGTACTTTAACTGATCTTTCCGCAAGTTGTAGAGTGACCGAGGTGGGTTTTAATTCACCTAAGCCCAACTGCTCATAAACCGAGAAAGGTAGGAGGTTTACACTAGATCCCAAATCCAAAAGTGCTTGTTTGATCACGAACTTCCCTATTATAAAATAAATAGTAGGGCATCCCGGATCTTTATATTTGGGAGGAGTGTTGTGTTTAAGAATAACACTTACCTGTCCCGTGAGGAATGCCTTTTTCTGCACATTATGCTTCCTTTTGATGGTGCAGAGATCCTTTATGGACTTGGCATACGCTGGAATTTGCTTAATCACACTCAAGAGAGGAATGTTAACTTTCACCTGCTGCAAAACATCAAGAATATCTTTATAACCAGTTGGTGGTTTAGTAAACATCAAACGATGAGGAAATGGAGCATGCATTTTCTTATCAATATCAGAATTTTTATTTTCAGTATCACTGTGACAGTCACCGCCCTTGGGTTTTGGAGACCTCAGGTTCGTTTACCTTCATTGGAGTCTCTATCACCTTACCATTTCTAAGTGTTGTAACAACCTGAGCTTGTTCAATATTAGCATTATTAGCTTCATACTAGCCTTTCGGGTTTGGTTGAGTTTGGGCAGGTAATGTCCCTTTCTCCCTAACATTGAGACGTGATTCAATACGTCTTATGCTAGTTTTCAGCTCATCCAAAGTCTGCAAGGTATTCTGATTTATTTGAGTCTGTCCCTACATAAAAGTTTGTAAAGTATCCTCAAGAGTCTTCTTATGAGGTGGCACATAAGGATTACTAGATGAAGACCCTTGAGGAACATTAACATCATTCATAGTAGGACCATTTCTCCAACTGAAATTAGGGTGATTTCGCCAATTAGGATTATATGTTTCTGAATAAGGTGAGCTAAAAGGTCTTTTGTATGTATTCATGGCATTTGCTTGGTCATGTAACACTTTCGCAAATGCCACAAGCATGTTCTACCGAGTCAGCTACCTTAACTACATTTGGTTTCTGAATAGCATCAACTTTCCTATGAAAGCTAGCAATTTTAGCATTCAAATCATCTTCCTCACTCAGCACATACATTCCAGGCCTAGAGCTAGCTAAGGGTTTGGACTTATTCCTATCCGCTGTGCCTGAAGTATCCCAATTTTGGGCATTTTCAGCTAGTGAATCGAAATAACTCCAAGCATCATCAGGTGACTTATTCAGAAATTGCCCATTACACATCATTTCAACAAACTGACGCATACCAGAATTTAGACCCTCATAAAAGAAGTTAATAACTCTCCAAATTTCATAACCATGATGAGGGTAGCTAGAAAGTAAGTCTTTAAACCTTTCCCAACACTCGAAAAAAGACTCATGTTcattttgagaaaaattcataataTTTTTGCGAATAGTGGTGGTTTTATGAATAGGAAAAAACTTTTTCAGAAAATCTCTAGACATTTCATTCCATGTCCTAATGGTATTTGGTCGCAAAGAATGCAGCCAAGTCTTAGCTTTCTCCTTGAGAGAAAATGGAAACAATTTCAGTTTCACAACATCTTGAGTCGCAGCAACAAAAGGCATAGTAGTACAGACCTCATCAAATTCTTTCAAATGTATGTATGGACTCTCAGAGTCCAATTCATGAAACTTAGGCAGTGCTTGTATCTGCCCATACTTAATCGACACGTTGCCAGCATTAGCCGAAAGAACTATACAAGAAGGTGTAGAAGTCATTTCCGGTTGCAAATAATCTCTAAGGGTTCTAGGTCCATCAGCATTGGCTGCGGCTTCAACAGCTATTCTATCATCTTCAGCTTCAGCCGCTAATCTCGCAGCTTCATCTGCCATTGGATGACTAGGGTGATTCTCTAATACCCTATTAGCTAACAGAGATTGTTAGTGTTCAAGAGAATTATTAAGCTAAACAATAATGTAAAATTGATTTGTAGTTGAGTTGTGATTGAGAACGAAACAGAAGATGATTGTAAAAAATAACAGTTGATGTAAATCTAGCAAGACACAAGGTTCCACCTAATGGCCTTAAAGTCTTATATCATCAAAAGATAACTCGAATAGAGACAGATAGTAATCTGCTCTACCCGGAAGATACGACAAATATAACTCTCAGTGCAACTAAAAATACTATTACATAAGATTGATATTATGTTCTAAATACAAAGCCCAATTGAGAAGTGTCACAGGGATTTCATAGCATTCAATGTATCCGGAAATCACACTAAATCTAAGAAGTTTATAGACACACTCAATACAAAACAACAATcaaacaaagatgaaatggattaAGCATTAAAATGATTTATTGATGATAACTTAAGAACATTGAACCCATTAAGCTTCCCCTCTTGTCTTGGCAGagaggggtttagcttctcattgtTGTGTAAATAGCCATTAAAAGTATTGAATCAAAAACTCTAACACCCAAGAGAACTAAAAAGAACTGAACTAAAAGTAGAAAGCAAAAGAAAACTCAGATTGCAGTATTCAGTCGTACCCTTCTTGGTTGATTAAGCTTATCCTTTATACATCAACAACTTGACTTCTTCTCTAACTACTTGATTCAAACACTTCCTGGATTTGGGGAAAACACTCCACATAGTTGTAACGTCTTCCACATATTTCTGCTCACACCATATTTTTAGCACCACTTGCCACATTTCCGACTCAGTCTCCATTCTGCCCATCTAACCACCTTTCTACCCGGCTGAACCCAGCAACACGTTCCATCTCTACTGAGCACCACAAGATGCTCATGTGAATTCACATACAATTAGTAACCGAAGCTCAATTTGGTTCATACAAACAGCCTCTTAGACAACTCATTCAACCAACATCAGGACCTAGCTTTGCCAAACCAATCGACTCTTCAATCTCAGACAACAAGCAACACAACTCCATATTCATTATTGCAGATGTAAAAATCAACATCGAAATGCCGGAACTCCATGTTGCTGCTTCAGTTGAAGTTAACCCCATCTTGGATTCAGTTCATTCAGCTCCAAACTCCATCGACTGAAATCGAGCAGCAATAGCTCAACCCACACAGATTCAACTCAAATGCCAATTCCAACCAAGTACCCAAGCTACAAATTCATCAATCAATCCATACTTCCCTTTGTCTTCTAGAATTTCTCTTAACTTCCTTTCTTCGCAGCACCAATACCAACTGCACTCAATCCTTGATATACGGTTAACTTGATTCACGACAGCAACACATACATCACCACTTTCACGAATTACTCCAGCAAACACACTCATCATTAGTGCTTCACGCGATTTCGTTTCTCCATCGATTCCCCAGATAACAGATCCACAACTAGTCAATTCTTCTTCAAAGGTTGTGCtccgtctgttcatttttctgatcctCTGCAGTTGTATCATATTGGTGGCAGtattatttggttttggtgatccacacttgtttcgactattgatatacgaTTTGaagggtaattagccattttatggtacaTAATGTCTGGCTAAagaatttaaacttagcacttcttgggaggtaacccaatctcatgcaacacggtaatttctttccttaaatcttttgcttcaaatggtaacggtttctccttgttcatgtttttaattttatctttagaacattgaggacaatgttagatttaagtttctgggtatgggagaaactttttagttgcagtataaataaataaactccagagcctagaaatttatgcttattaaggatggaactaaccaatctaagtggatggaagcatcttggttgtaggagttaaggaaccaatctgattagatggaaacatctaaagagtttattcaaAAAATCACAAAGCTCAgtgttagtaaaaaaaaaaacatggtagtttcgccatatctcgttgaatctttttcacttattttattttgttttctttaaaataTGCTTCtgtaagtgattaggtggggtgataggtgtctaaaacacctaattttatatctagtatttatgctttctttgctattatccttgtgaattgcatctcttatgtttagttttgagttattaggtgcaatgaagtcactatgagcaaaagaaggagaaaacgccAATTTAGAGCGTAAAAGGTAAAgaggtcaattcacaggcgagctaTATTTGAACCGGCTAAGGTCGCAAGAAGGAGTGAGGAATGAACTGGCAGTTTTctgaaactgacaggccaaatagTGATTGGATAGCCTTATCTAATCGCTGGGTGCCTATATCATTTGTGGTTACTACCTGGCCCTAAATCTCagatttctcaatcattttctCGAATTCAGAGAAATGTGAAATAGAGGCGCTGGTGTCTGAGAGCTTAAACTGATTCCCGTCTCAAATTGAGTGATGAACTGAGAGATTGATGGGAGATTTTATTCGATTGTGTTACTGATGAAATTGATTCattaacaagaagaagaagttgttgatgCTTTTGGGTCTGTTGGTAAAGGTGGAGATTCAGATGCAGATATGGGTAAACAATTGAGgtgatgttgctgttgaagaaaCCAGATCTGATTGAGGAAGAAATTGATGCTCGAATTGGAGATGGGTTTGCTCATTCAAGATGGCAGGAATTGGAATGATTTGGGTTTAGGTTGAATCCAGATGTGGGTTTCTGAAATCTACAAGAACAGACAAGATATGGGTTGAGTTAATGGTTGAAGGAAGAGATTCAGTAAGGAATAAATGGAGTCAGGGTTCTGAACTGTGGGGGTTTGATTCTGCTGGGAAATTGATGACGATTGAAGGAGGACTTGTGTGTTGTTGTTGAGCAGAGAATAGATGAACTAGGGTTTCTGCTAATTGTTTCTGGTATGGAATTTGAAGATGGTAATGATGataagaagatgagaagaagagctCAGATTTGTGGTTAGTAAATCTGGTGGATTAGTGGAGAAGGGATTTTGGGTTTGTTAAGAAGATGATGCTTCCGAAGTTTGAGAAGAAACTGAACTGAGTGAACTCTGGTGGTGATATTAAATGAGTCCGGGTGGTGAACTGAAGTTCTGAAGCTGAAATTGTTGGTTTGGTTGATGAGAAGATGGGATTGGGAAGATGCAGTTGTTGCTATAGGTGTTTTGGTGATTGCATTTCACAGTGGTTGAAGTGATGAAGCTCTGTggtgatatgaaggatttagatgaatgttaggtggtCTGCAGTAGGAGCTATTGGGTTACATGGATTTAGAGATGATTAAGCTTCCTAGGTTTGTTGTTGCTTGTTGTTGTTGAGGACGGAGATGTGGCAGTGAATCCATGGCATTGCAGGTGGTCTAGAACTGAGTTTGAGAGTGGAGTCTCTAAGAAAGAGAAGgtggtgttgctgctgttgtttcaGCTGATAGCAATGGAATGGACCTGATGGTATAAATTGAGTTGTTTTGAGTTAAGCTGCAGGACTGGAATGTGTGGAAGGAACTGAGCTGCAGGTGTTGATTATGGTGGTTTATGATTGAGAGTTACAGAAAAGTATGTGGTGATGTTGTTGCTGCCTAGGAGTGTGATGACTCAGGTTGTGTTGTTGTGTAGTGTTGCTTGAACTGATATTGCAGCTGAGATGAGAATGAGAAGGCAGAGCTGGTGCTTGAAGTTGCAAGTGTTGCAGGTGATGGTGTTGTGTGCTGTTGGTTTAAACTGGAGGTGTGTAGTTTCAGGTGTTGAATGAGATAGATTAAGAAATTGGTGGGTCTGTGAGAAGTAGAAATTGTAGGCAAGGGTTTATCTGATGAAGTTGCTGGTGTTATGTAGTGGTGGCTATGAGCTGAGAAGAACTGAGATGGAAAGAGTTGTGCTGAAGCTTTTACAGGTGATTGAAGCTGCGATTTAAGTTGCAGTGGGTAAGTGGAGTGTTGCTAGCACTTGGCAAGCAGGGAAGAGAAGTGTTTTGCAGTTTAGGCTGTTGACACAGAACAGAAAGAGCTGAAATTGCAGGTGGGATATGAACTGTACAGGTGATGGCATTACAAGGATGGATGATGTTGGTGAATGTGTAGAATTATGCAGGCATGAGCTAGTAATGAAGCGGCAGAGATATCCATGGGACTGAAGTTGTGATGTAGCTAGTGGAGAGTCTAATGGAAGCATCGCAGGTGGTTTTATTTGTGGCAGGAGATGCAAAAGTGCAAGAATTGAACTACAGGAATTGGTTGCAGCTGCAGTTCAAGCGAGTGATTTGAAGCTACAGGTGGAAGTGGTGGTGTTGTGATGCTGCTGACAGGATTAAAGATGATGAACTGTGCAAAATTTGGATGGCCAGGTCCAACACTGAAGATGCAGGGCCATCATGGCTGGATGGAGCTAtgaagcacaatcattgtgcagcatAAAGCTTAGGCCagtgcaatggccttggccaaaACCTACTCAGCTAATTCGGCTTTGATTCAGTGACTGACTCGGTGTTTGACCCGAGTTAACTCAACTGACCCGGCCGAGTTGACTCGCTGACCGCTGACCGGGCGGaatttgccggtcacctgagatgtttttGGGCAACTTTCCCGGCCAACTTCCGGTCGCTTCCCGGCCACTTTCTGGCGACATTCTTTTGGACATATTTTATACATGGGTTTCTCTCACTAATTGGCTTATTGGACCACTTGGACTTGTGGCTTTGAAGAtctagttttggaaagatgaaaagctaaaaaaagtgaaagtttctacaactttggaaatcacgtattattcttggagctttggagatagctacaactagggtttgctttcgttttatttttcatcttcttcaattatttttttattatgattatgatgaactccattattatgagtaactaaactcaattattggttatgggataaaagttgatttctcaggcatgttatttaaatcaatgaattagttttgtctcaaaactttattgtttatgattcatggttgatattgttttatgatttgaatgctagattggttgagtccggaatcaattagattagtcttcatctctattgctagattagggttttcaatacgaaatagttgtttatccctgattctaagtagcatagtgccattattacttgtagtgatacatctttttaattgcatatgaatcataacctttgttaaaacgaattagtgcttttacacgtttgtttgcattgattagtcttatttcatagaacttattgctcttagggaattaaacttaattgtgcttttacactttaggttgctttctaggtagatttcacaatagcatcttttaatgttgtttgtgataaaatcgggaaataaacgggatactcttgcgatcaagatatcctaggacttctaatagatgagagattaaaattccaattctagtcattaatgaaaatacatgtttgtgaatgatactatcccgtgaccaatatcttatccttattgattattccaattatttacttttctttcaattacttttattgcttagataaaaacaaaaatcccccctggttactaagaaactgaaattttataacaacaaaagcctctctgtgggaacgaactctttcttgtCACGtattatatttatatctagttgagtgagctGACAACCGGTcatggggcccacgattcaagttgttaccactgctagggtgaaatagagtgattgagtaccaagtaaaatgaaaaaaaaatggaaaaaaaaagaaaaaaaaaatatatgtattatatataaaaaaagaaaaaaagaaattgagaccagaccatcagaccaaccggaataaattcaataaagtcgaccactggaacccttgtatatgccagttgtgttgacctagagttaggattatcgaccactggttcccttgtatatgccaattgcgttaatattagtcagaccagtatctcagtccattaggataggttcattttggcagtggccttcagacagatatgggaaacaccgttcaccttagtcaacatcaaaaccatctacgtttttttctacatccatcttcttaatctatccatgtgattggttgactccggttatgatgtccagaaactatctgggtagagctctgtcacttatatatgaattttagtatgcttgagtgcaaactcgtgtacaacaattagaatttcgcatcagggtacttactcctatagtcaataagtatgccaaccaaggagattctttagtgccttccaaggttctgtgtagatatctaGAGTCCGGGGTAAAGGTTTTgagggtatatctcttgtaagccctcccgagactataactcggcc comes from Papaver somniferum cultivar HN1 chromosome 7, ASM357369v1, whole genome shotgun sequence and encodes:
- the LOC113295641 gene encoding uncharacterized protein LOC113295641; amino-acid sequence: MHAPFPHRLMFTKPPTGYKDILDVLQQVKVNIPLLSVIKQIPAYAKSIKDLCTIKRKHNVQKKAFLTGQVSVILKHNTPPKYKDPGCPTIYFIIGKFVIKQALLDLGSSVNLLPFSVYEQLGLGELKPTSVTLQLAERSVKVPIGVAEDVLVQIDKFYYPVDFIVLDTQPVVNASNEIPIILGRPFLATANALINCQNGIMNLSFGNMTVELNIFDACKYPSGDDDIHEVSMIETIVQEKLSHLEAGDALESSLLNLLDFDEDGSIEEVNSLLDSSPLLDTDKWRSRFESLPINETKTLPSSIEFPKLDLKPLPSDLKYAFLGQNEISSNHII